The proteins below are encoded in one region of Maribacter aestuarii:
- a CDS encoding RNA polymerase sigma factor, with protein MSQKKVHIDALLQSCMDGNQSAQLEVYNRYYKAMYNTALRIVKNSAEAEDVMQESFLNAFTKLDTFKGEVAFGAWLKRIVVNRSIYHYRKQRKKNEVALEDIMYKVEDNDGITSDHVFTDQKAQKVMETMKRLKDNYRISLTLHLIEGYDYEEIGAIMNMSYANCRTTISRAKESLRKKMLIEN; from the coding sequence TTGAGCCAGAAAAAAGTACATATTGATGCATTATTGCAATCGTGCATGGACGGAAATCAAAGTGCACAGCTAGAAGTTTACAACAGGTATTACAAGGCCATGTACAATACGGCCTTACGCATTGTAAAGAATAGCGCCGAAGCGGAAGATGTTATGCAGGAATCGTTTTTAAACGCGTTTACGAAACTGGATACTTTCAAAGGTGAAGTTGCATTCGGGGCCTGGTTAAAACGGATTGTGGTAAACAGAAGTATTTATCATTATAGAAAGCAACGTAAAAAAAACGAAGTTGCCCTCGAAGATATAATGTACAAGGTCGAAGATAATGACGGAATTACTTCGGATCATGTGTTTACTGATCAAAAGGCTCAAAAAGTGATGGAAACCATGAAACGTTTAAAAGATAATTACAGAATTTCTTTGACCTTACATTTAATAGAGGGGTATGATTATGAGGAAATTGGGGCCATTATGAATATGAGTTATGCAAACTGCAGAACCACCATTTCTAGGGCAAAAGAAAGTTTAAGAAAAAAAATGTTAATTGAAAACTGA
- a CDS encoding head GIN domain-containing protein, translated as MKNLGALTLLLLVTISCSAQWGKTIKGNGDKVTIDRTTGNYDAVSVSGWFDVDLVDGQEGELTLEGESNLLEYIKTEVKDGKLVIKTEKGVNLKPSNWNSGIRITVPVESINSVALSGSGDIVGKTTIKTDRLSTAMSGSGDITLDVNANSVEASMSGSGDITFSGRTKDFEATISGSGDIKAFDMEADNVDATVSGSADIKVTANKMLKARVSGSGDITYKGNPEKLDTKTSGSGDISKG; from the coding sequence ATGAAAAATTTAGGAGCCTTAACACTATTATTATTAGTCACCATTTCCTGCTCGGCACAATGGGGAAAAACCATAAAAGGTAACGGGGATAAAGTAACGATTGACCGTACTACAGGAAATTATGATGCTGTTTCTGTATCAGGTTGGTTTGATGTTGACTTGGTGGATGGTCAAGAAGGAGAATTGACCTTGGAAGGGGAATCCAACTTATTGGAATACATAAAAACTGAAGTAAAAGATGGTAAGCTGGTCATTAAGACCGAAAAAGGAGTTAATCTTAAACCTTCAAATTGGAACAGTGGTATTCGAATTACGGTACCCGTAGAAAGCATCAATTCCGTTGCGCTATCTGGCTCAGGGGATATTGTGGGCAAGACCACCATCAAAACTGATAGACTCAGCACAGCGATGTCCGGTTCCGGCGATATAACGTTAGATGTGAATGCAAATTCTGTAGAGGCCAGTATGTCGGGATCAGGTGATATTACCTTTTCAGGAAGAACAAAAGACTTTGAAGCTACTATTTCAGGAAGCGGAGATATAAAAGCTTTCGATATGGAAGCGGACAATGTAGATGCTACGGTTTCCGGTTCCGCGGATATCAAAGTAACCGCAAATAAAATGCTAAAGGCAAGAGTTTCCGGTTCAGGCGATATTACTTACAAGGGAAATCCAGAAAAATTGGATACCAAAACTTCCGGTTCCGGAGATATATCAAAAGGATAA
- a CDS encoding MFS transporter, translating into MTKTIALKGSKKLLNAWAFYDWANSVYSLVIASAIFPIFYGALFRISEIEKVTVFGGEIARAPLISYVTSLAFVFIAIITPLVSGVADYLGNKKIFMQFFCYLGGISCIGLYWFSLENIYFGLVCYFFGLVGFWVSFAINNSYLPDVAFPEQQDSISAKGFSLGYIGSVILLLFNLAMVMKPEVFGITTDEAGVAEIKAMKYSFISVGIWWIIFAQYSFYHLPKGYKKDGARKNIILNGFKELKGVWFQLGEEIKLKRYLAAFFVYSMAVQTVMLIAAYFGEEEIAWGSDSERTTGLIISILVIQLVAIGGATVTAWASKSFGNVKTLIVVNALWIVICIYAYFLITPTDFYIAAGCVGIVMGGIQALSRSTYSKFLPKTTDTTSFFSFYDVAEKIGIVIGTFLYGFVAQFTGSMRNAIIFLGLFFLVGMLLLIRVKEIKKPL; encoded by the coding sequence ATGACCAAAACAATTGCCCTAAAGGGTAGTAAAAAGCTTTTGAACGCTTGGGCCTTTTATGATTGGGCAAATTCTGTATATAGTTTGGTCATAGCCTCCGCTATTTTTCCAATTTTCTATGGCGCCTTATTTCGGATTTCAGAAATTGAAAAAGTAACCGTTTTTGGAGGAGAGATTGCTCGGGCACCATTAATCAGTTATGTTACATCACTTGCATTTGTTTTCATTGCCATAATCACACCTTTGGTGTCGGGAGTGGCAGATTATTTAGGGAATAAGAAAATATTCATGCAGTTCTTCTGCTATTTAGGCGGAATCTCCTGTATTGGCCTGTATTGGTTTTCCTTGGAGAACATTTATTTTGGTTTGGTTTGTTATTTCTTCGGTCTAGTGGGTTTTTGGGTCAGTTTTGCAATTAATAATTCGTATTTGCCTGATGTAGCTTTTCCGGAACAGCAAGACAGCATAAGCGCAAAAGGATTTTCCCTTGGATATATAGGCAGTGTTATCCTACTACTTTTCAATTTAGCCATGGTAATGAAGCCGGAAGTTTTTGGAATTACTACGGATGAAGCTGGCGTGGCAGAAATCAAGGCAATGAAATACTCGTTCATATCGGTGGGTATTTGGTGGATAATTTTTGCACAGTATTCATTTTACCATTTACCCAAGGGTTATAAGAAGGATGGCGCAAGAAAGAATATTATACTGAATGGATTCAAAGAACTAAAGGGAGTATGGTTTCAATTAGGCGAAGAAATAAAATTAAAAAGATATTTAGCTGCTTTTTTCGTCTACAGTATGGCGGTACAGACGGTTATGCTGATTGCCGCTTATTTTGGTGAAGAGGAAATAGCCTGGGGTTCTGATAGCGAACGTACCACGGGTCTTATTATAAGTATCTTGGTCATACAGCTAGTCGCTATTGGAGGAGCAACGGTTACGGCCTGGGCATCAAAGAGTTTTGGTAACGTTAAGACATTGATTGTGGTCAATGCCTTATGGATAGTCATTTGTATTTATGCTTATTTTTTAATAACCCCAACTGACTTTTATATAGCTGCTGGTTGTGTGGGAATCGTTATGGGGGGCATTCAAGCACTCTCCAGATCTACTTACTCTAAGTTTTTGCCCAAAACAACGGATACGACCTCATTCTTTAGCTTTTACGATGTTGCCGAAAAAATAGGTATTGTCATCGGAACTTTTCTGTACGGTTTTGTGGCACAATTTACAGGTAGCATGCGAAACGCCATTATATTTCTGGGCTTGTTTTTTTTGGTCGGAATGTTACTGTTGATTCGAGTGAAGGAAATAAAAAAGCCCCTTTAA
- a CDS encoding M48 family metallopeptidase, with amino-acid sequence MRKLFIITLLFIGVAACKTNPFTGQRTLNFYPNSQVFPMAFAQYDQFLQENKVITGTKESHMITKVGQRISSAAERWLSANGYPGYLSDYKWEYNLVKDETVNAWCMPGGKIVFYTGILPITQTETGVAVVMGHEVAHALADHGAQRMSAGTLQQIGAVAGNVAIKDPEKRNMFNQAYGIGSQVGLMLPFSRSHETEADRIGLQIMAIAGYDPAEAAELWKRMKAQSGGQAPPEFLSTHPSNDTRINNLTVWAPEAKAEAEKFGVTKFQ; translated from the coding sequence ATGAGAAAGTTATTTATTATAACCCTGCTTTTTATTGGAGTAGCGGCTTGTAAAACAAATCCCTTTACGGGACAAAGAACACTGAATTTTTATCCAAATAGTCAAGTTTTCCCAATGGCTTTTGCCCAATATGATCAATTCCTGCAGGAAAACAAAGTAATTACGGGTACGAAGGAGTCGCACATGATTACCAAAGTTGGGCAGCGCATTTCTTCGGCTGCCGAACGTTGGTTATCAGCTAACGGCTATCCTGGTTATTTGAGCGATTACAAATGGGAATATAATTTGGTAAAGGATGAAACGGTGAACGCTTGGTGTATGCCGGGAGGTAAAATTGTTTTTTATACCGGAATACTTCCTATTACGCAGACCGAAACCGGGGTCGCGGTGGTTATGGGCCATGAAGTGGCGCATGCTTTAGCGGATCACGGTGCGCAGCGCATGAGTGCAGGTACCTTACAGCAGATTGGTGCGGTAGCGGGGAACGTTGCCATAAAGGATCCTGAAAAAAGAAATATGTTCAATCAAGCGTACGGTATCGGTTCGCAGGTAGGGCTAATGTTACCTTTTAGTAGAAGTCACGAAACGGAGGCAGACCGTATTGGATTGCAGATTATGGCAATCGCAGGATATGACCCTGCTGAGGCAGCTGAGCTTTGGAAGCGTATGAAGGCTCAAAGTGGGGGGCAAGCACCTCCTGAGTTCTTAAGTACTCACCCGTCTAACGATACACGGATCAACAATTTGACGGTATGGGCTCCCGAAGCAAAGGCAGAGGCGGAGAAATTTGGGGTCACTAAATTTCAGTAG
- a CDS encoding glycoside hydrolase family 31 protein, producing MITNTELEYKGNLSPNHIVKFKQDTNKIYFTTENGVILEITVLRGSVIRFRYATNYVFEPDFSYAIDPEATLGYSILEIVENDTEYVVQTARVHILVDKKTLRTQISDLNGTIINEDEIGFHWEENYEYGGNTVKMSKITQTGESFYGMGDKATHSNLKGKRMHNWVTDQYAYGKDQDPLYKAIPFYVGLTKGTAYGVFFDNSFKTHFDFAHERRNTTSFWADGGEMNYYFIYGPEMSKVVSSYSNLTGTPELPPMWALGYHQSKWSYYPESNVKEIAKKFRDLDIPCDAIYLDIDYMDGFRCFTWDKNHFPNPKRMIDELEEDGFKTVVMIDPGIKIDRDYWIYQEALENDYFCKRGDGPLMQGKVWPGECNFPDFTNPEVREWWAELYKEFMSDIGVHAVWNDMNEPAVMEVPSKTAPLDTRHNYDGHPCTHRKAHNVYGMQMVRATYEGVKKYVYPKRPFVITRAAYAGTQRYSSTWTGDNVATWEHLWIANVQMQRMCMSGYSFVGSDIGGFAEQPNGELFARWVQLGVFHPFCRVHSSGDHGDQEPWSFGTEITDIVRKFIEIRYQLMPYLYTMFYKYSKEQKPMLQALVLFDQEDTQTHFRTDEFIFGEKILVCPIQEPNAQGRRMYIPRGKWYDYWTDEVTTGGKEKWVEAGLDKLPIYIKEGAIIPKYPVQQYIGELTIEELVLDTYYKMGVETSEVYEDAQDGYDYKKGRYSLRNFKLTGKENSLTVQQFKDGTYMTDYETFKFVFHGLPFKIGKIEVDNEEVALKSVRPNGDNSLHIDKNFTVLHITAK from the coding sequence ATGATTACAAATACCGAACTGGAATATAAGGGGAACTTATCCCCTAACCATATTGTAAAGTTTAAGCAGGACACGAACAAAATTTACTTCACCACGGAGAACGGAGTTATTTTGGAGATTACCGTTCTTAGGGGAAGCGTTATTCGCTTCAGATACGCTACAAACTATGTATTCGAACCCGATTTTTCCTATGCCATAGACCCTGAGGCTACTTTAGGTTATAGTATATTGGAGATTGTAGAGAACGATACGGAATACGTCGTGCAAACGGCACGCGTTCATATTTTGGTCGATAAGAAAACCTTGCGCACACAAATATCCGATTTAAATGGAACCATAATTAATGAGGACGAAATTGGATTTCATTGGGAGGAGAATTATGAATACGGAGGGAATACCGTAAAAATGAGCAAAATTACCCAGACCGGAGAAAGCTTCTACGGGATGGGGGACAAAGCTACCCACAGTAACTTGAAAGGCAAGAGAATGCACAACTGGGTTACGGATCAGTATGCTTACGGCAAGGATCAGGACCCGCTGTATAAAGCCATTCCGTTTTACGTGGGATTGACCAAAGGAACGGCCTATGGTGTTTTCTTTGACAACAGTTTTAAGACTCATTTTGATTTTGCACATGAAAGAAGGAATACTACTAGTTTTTGGGCGGACGGTGGTGAGATGAATTATTATTTCATATATGGCCCCGAAATGTCCAAGGTGGTTTCTAGTTATTCTAATTTGACCGGAACCCCTGAACTTCCTCCTATGTGGGCATTAGGATACCACCAATCAAAATGGAGCTATTACCCGGAGAGCAATGTCAAGGAAATAGCCAAAAAATTTAGGGATTTAGATATTCCCTGTGACGCCATATACCTGGATATAGATTATATGGATGGATTTCGATGTTTTACTTGGGACAAGAACCACTTTCCGAATCCAAAACGAATGATTGATGAGTTGGAAGAAGATGGTTTCAAAACTGTCGTTATGATCGATCCGGGAATTAAAATTGATAGGGATTACTGGATTTATCAAGAAGCCCTAGAAAATGATTACTTCTGTAAACGTGGGGACGGACCCTTAATGCAGGGGAAAGTATGGCCTGGTGAATGTAATTTCCCCGATTTTACGAATCCGGAAGTACGCGAATGGTGGGCGGAGTTGTACAAAGAATTTATGTCGGACATAGGCGTCCATGCCGTTTGGAACGATATGAACGAACCGGCGGTTATGGAAGTCCCTTCCAAAACAGCCCCTTTGGACACAAGACATAATTATGATGGTCACCCATGTACGCATAGAAAGGCACATAATGTTTATGGTATGCAAATGGTAAGGGCAACCTATGAAGGGGTAAAGAAATATGTATATCCCAAAAGACCTTTTGTAATTACGAGAGCGGCCTACGCCGGTACCCAGCGCTATTCGTCCACCTGGACTGGAGATAATGTGGCGACATGGGAACATCTTTGGATAGCCAATGTCCAAATGCAACGTATGTGTATGAGTGGTTATTCGTTTGTTGGTTCAGACATCGGAGGTTTTGCCGAACAGCCTAATGGCGAACTATTCGCCAGATGGGTACAATTGGGTGTTTTCCACCCTTTCTGTCGGGTTCACTCAAGTGGTGATCACGGAGATCAGGAACCTTGGTCTTTTGGAACGGAGATAACCGATATCGTAAGGAAATTTATAGAGATTAGATACCAATTGATGCCGTATTTGTATACTATGTTCTATAAGTACAGCAAAGAGCAAAAACCGATGCTACAGGCCTTGGTCCTTTTTGATCAAGAGGATACGCAGACGCATTTCAGGACCGATGAGTTTATCTTTGGCGAGAAAATTTTGGTCTGCCCAATTCAGGAACCCAACGCCCAAGGCCGTAGAATGTATATTCCGAGAGGGAAATGGTATGATTATTGGACCGATGAGGTTACGACTGGCGGCAAGGAAAAATGGGTAGAGGCTGGTTTGGACAAGCTTCCAATTTATATTAAAGAGGGAGCCATCATTCCAAAATATCCGGTTCAACAATACATCGGTGAATTGACGATAGAGGAACTTGTGTTGGATACCTATTATAAAATGGGTGTTGAAACGTCGGAGGTTTATGAGGATGCCCAAGATGGATATGATTACAAAAAAGGAAGATATTCATTGCGTAATTTCAAATTGACAGGGAAAGAAAATTCTTTAACGGTACAGCAATTTAAGGACGGCACATATATGACGGATTATGAAACCTTTAAATTTGTTTTTCACGGGCTTCCTTTCAAAATTGGAAAAATAGAAGTGGATAATGAAGAAGTCGCTCTAAAGTCAGTGAGGCCCAATGGCGACAATAGTTTACATATAGACAAAAACTTTACTGTATTGCACATAACGGCGAAATAA
- the glgB gene encoding 1,4-alpha-glucan branching protein GlgB has translation MSKVIVHSLFTDFDINLFKGGKHYRLYDKLGSHPIEIDGEKGTYFAVWAPSAKGVSVVGNFNSWNENEHKLNVRWDSSGIWEGFVPGVGHGEIYKYKIQSHNNDIWTEKADPFARLCEHPPKTASVVWNAAYKWKDKDWMGYRKEKNGLDRPYSVYEVHLGSWKRDKDNNFLSYKELSKDLVAYVKEMGYTHVEFMPIMEYPYDPSWGYQLTGYFAPTSRFGSPEEFKLLVDTFHQNDIGVILDWVPSHFPEDAHGLGFFDGSHLYEHPDRRKGYHQDWKSLIFNYGRNEVRAFLISNALFWLEQFHVDGLRVDAVASMLYLDYSREDGEWEPNMYGNNENLEAMSFIRELNQEVYSSFEGVQTIAEESTAFTGVSRPVEFGGLGFGMKWMMGWMHDTLQYFKEDPINRKYHQNDLTFSMTYAFTENFMLPFSHDEVVYGKQSLVYRMPGDEWQRFANLRLLFGYMFTHPGTKLMFMGGEFGQTSEWNFQKSLDWHLLQYDGHAGIQQFVKDLNQIYKNSPALYEKQFSQEGFQWIDYSDHENSVLTYIRKGHDAKNDLIVACNFTPVLRENYRIGIPKKGRIKEILNSDAAQYGGAGNLNPSVKSSTKAWHGHKKSIEITIPPLGIVILK, from the coding sequence TGGTGAGAAAGGAACCTACTTTGCGGTTTGGGCTCCTTCAGCAAAGGGTGTATCTGTAGTAGGGAACTTTAATAGTTGGAACGAAAATGAGCACAAACTCAATGTAAGATGGGATTCTAGTGGTATTTGGGAAGGTTTTGTTCCAGGAGTAGGACATGGTGAGATTTACAAGTATAAGATACAGTCGCATAATAATGATATATGGACCGAGAAGGCCGACCCTTTTGCCAGATTATGTGAACATCCCCCAAAAACGGCTTCCGTAGTCTGGAATGCAGCATACAAGTGGAAGGACAAAGATTGGATGGGATATCGTAAAGAAAAGAACGGTCTGGATAGGCCCTATTCCGTATATGAAGTGCATTTGGGTTCTTGGAAAAGGGACAAGGATAATAATTTCTTGAGTTATAAAGAGTTGTCAAAGGACCTTGTTGCATATGTAAAAGAAATGGGCTATACCCATGTGGAGTTCATGCCCATTATGGAATATCCCTATGATCCCTCTTGGGGATACCAGCTAACGGGATATTTTGCGCCGACGTCAAGATTCGGTTCTCCAGAGGAGTTTAAATTGTTAGTAGATACCTTTCATCAAAATGATATAGGGGTAATTTTAGACTGGGTACCTTCCCATTTTCCAGAAGATGCCCATGGGCTTGGATTTTTTGATGGGTCGCATCTTTATGAGCATCCGGACAGAAGAAAGGGATATCACCAGGATTGGAAAAGCTTAATTTTTAATTATGGGCGCAATGAGGTTAGGGCGTTCCTGATCAGTAATGCCTTGTTCTGGTTGGAACAATTCCATGTAGATGGCCTTCGTGTGGATGCCGTAGCGTCTATGCTTTATCTGGATTATTCCCGTGAGGATGGTGAATGGGAACCTAATATGTACGGTAATAATGAAAACTTGGAGGCAATGTCCTTTATAAGGGAGCTGAACCAAGAAGTTTATTCTAGCTTTGAAGGTGTACAGACAATTGCGGAGGAATCCACCGCTTTTACCGGGGTTTCTAGACCGGTAGAGTTTGGGGGATTGGGTTTTGGGATGAAATGGATGATGGGTTGGATGCATGATACCTTACAGTATTTTAAAGAAGACCCAATTAATAGAAAATACCATCAGAACGACCTTACCTTTAGTATGACCTATGCTTTTACGGAAAACTTTATGCTCCCGTTCTCACATGATGAGGTAGTATACGGCAAACAATCTTTAGTTTACAGAATGCCAGGCGATGAATGGCAGCGCTTTGCTAATCTAAGATTGCTTTTTGGATATATGTTTACGCACCCGGGAACCAAACTAATGTTCATGGGAGGTGAATTTGGGCAAACCTCAGAATGGAATTTTCAAAAAAGCTTGGATTGGCACTTGCTACAATATGACGGTCACGCAGGTATTCAGCAATTTGTAAAGGATTTGAACCAAATTTATAAGAACTCACCCGCGCTTTATGAAAAGCAGTTCAGTCAGGAAGGATTTCAATGGATAGATTACAGCGACCATGAAAATTCGGTGTTAACTTATATCAGAAAAGGCCACGATGCTAAAAACGATTTAATCGTAGCCTGCAATTTTACTCCGGTATTGCGGGAAAATTATAGAATTGGCATACCTAAAAAAGGAAGAATCAAGGAAATTTTAAATAGTGATGCGGCGCAATATGGTGGCGCCGGCAATCTGAACCCAAGCGTAAAATCTTCTACCAAGGCATGGCATGGGCATAAAAAGTCCATAGAAATCACCATTCCTCCACTCGGAATTGTTATTTTAAAGTAG